CCCATCCGCACGAATTCGTGATGTACTACGACGCCTGAATTCCATTCCTGTTCTGCCCCGGATCCCTGGCCTGGCGCCGTTCCCTCAGCCCCCGCGGGTGCTCGAGGGTCCTGCGCTGGAGCACTGCCTGGCCCCTCTGAGCTTCGACTGTGACGCCCTGGTGGAGGGGTCCTCACTCCGCAGGAAGGCCTGCCAGCAGCTGCGGCGCCATGGGCTGCTGCTGCTGCGCCGTGCGGTCGACGCGCAACGGATGGAGGCGCTGGCTGAGGTGGAGCATTCCGCCTGGCGCCATGCGTCCCAGGGTTCAGCGGGCGACAGGAACGCTCCGGTGCTGCTCAACCGCGGCCAGGAACGGGCGATCCGCGGCTACCGCAGGCTGGTGGCGGCCAGGAAAGCCGTGATCAGCATCCGAGCCAATGAGGACAACGGGATGCTGGATGTGTTCCATCCCGAGCGACTCGAACCCCACCTCCACGACCTGGTGGTGACCTCCCTGCGGGAACCCCTGGTCACCGCTCTGCTCGAGCAGGCCTTCGCCACGCCCTTTCACGTGCGGGCCCGCAACCTGTACGTGAACCGCGGGGTCACCAGCACCCGGGGGTTCCACACCGACGGCGGCGGCATCAAGGCGAAGGCCTTTCTCTATCTCTCGGACGTCGAGAGCCTCGCCGAAGGCCCCTTCTGCTACGTGCCTGGCTCCCATCGGCGCCCCTGGCTGCGCTGGCTGAACCGGGGGCTGTTCCGCGGCAGGGGCGTGAGGCGGGATGACTGCCCATGGCTGCCCCTGCAGAGGGCGCTGCCGGTGTTCTGCGCTGCTGGCGACATGGTGGTGGCCATGCAGCATGGGGTCCACCGCGGTCTGCCCCAGCAGCCCACGGCGGAGCGGACGGTGCTGCTGAGCATGCTGCAGCCCTGAGGCGGCAGTTCCTGCCGGGGATGGGTGGGCATCACGGCTCCTGCCCCCTGGCGGCGTCCGGGGAGATCCCGCCGGCACTGACCCCGTCCAGCTCAGCCAGCAGGGTCAGGATGCGGGCATTGGTGGGATGGAGGGCCGTGCCGCGCAGGAGAATGGCGCGGGCTTCATCCAGGCGCTCCGCCGAGCGGAGCAGGGCCGCCAGGTCGAGGAAGCCGCGGGGATGGGGCCGGGGGCGTGAGAACAGGGTGGCGTAGAGCGTGGCAATCGCCCGCTCGGGCTCGGCCATCGCCCTGTGCTGCAGGCGAGCCAGATGCAGGCGGCCCCGTTCGTCATCCAGATGGCGCAGCAGACGGGGTGACCAACCGGCGAAACGCACGGCCGTATTCACGTACCAGTCGTCGTGGCCGCTCAGATCCTTGAAGACACGCCGGAACCCCAGGCTGACCATCAGCCGGTGGATCTTCGTGCGCCCCGGCGAGAAGTTGTGCTCCACTGTGAAGCATCGAAACGTATAGCTCTCCAGGGGCAGGTTGCGGAGAACCGTGAGCTCGGCACCTTCAACATCAAGGGAGAAGTAGTCAATGACGTGGGGCGCGTGCTCGCGCAGCAGCAGATCACCCAGGGTGATCGTTGGCACAGCAATGGTTTCGGTGAAACCGGAACGTGCCTCGGTCGTCCGGCGATCGGCCGTCTCGTCCAGACCGCCATAGAGACCGTTACAGGCAAACTGCAGGGTGTCCCCTGTGCGCGAGTAGAGCGCCTCTGCCACGACCGTGATCGATCGCCGGGCCTCGGCCGCCTTGCGCTGCAAAGGGTTGGGCTCGCCGCCAAGTCCCTTCCAGCCCATGAGCTCCAGCAGGAGAGTATTGGAGAGCTGGGTGCCGTTGGCCATCCCGAATTCCAGGAAGAAACCCGGCCTGGGACCATGGCAATACAGGGCAAAGAGATCCTGCAGGCACTGGGAATTCGTGAGGTGCTGGAAGGCCTCGCAGAACCTCAGAAAGCGGTCACTGGAATCAAACAGCCCCATGGCAGTTCAGCCAGCCGCGCAGCGCAGAAGCTAGCACCGTGGCCCGAATGGAACTCCGGCACGATCAGCTGAAGCTGCCCCCGGCCCTAGCGCTCCCACCGGTTACGGGCGCAGCCACCAGGCCACCAGCAGCCCCACGGTGCCCCAGCGCAACAGCCGCCAGAACATCACCTCGACCCGCAGCGGCGGTGCCAGTTCGATCGGCAGGGGGTCCAGCAGACGCTGAGCCAGTGCCAGACGCTGCCGTTGGCGTCTCCCCGGGGCGCCGCTGCTGTGGGAGGCCAGCGAGGCGAGGGTGAGCAGGCCCTCCAGATGGTGCAACACCCCGACGGGCTCTCGCGGGGCGGCTGCACCTCCGCGACGGGAACGCCTGGATCTCACCGGCTTCACGGCACGCGGCCCAAGGCTGCAGAGGAACCGCCAGGATGGGACCTTCCGGGGCTTTTCGTCCAGTGCAGAGGGTGCCCACCATGCCGATCGCCCAGACAGTTGACACGGCCTGGCCCGAGGGAGCCGTGGAGCAGGCCAGGCTTCTGCATCAGCACCTCACCATCAACGACCGCGACTGGCATGCCCTCAAGACCCAGCGGGCCCGGCGTGGTGCCGAACAGCTGGCCGCAGCCCTGGTGCATCTGCTCAGTGCGGATGATCCGCGTGACAGCCGCATCGGGCCGGCGCGCCGTGAGGCGGTCGAGCTCGTTGACCATGCCCTGGCGTGGCTCCGGGCGGAAATCAGCGATCCTGGCTGCCCCAGCCACGGGCGCTGAGCAGCGGTGAGGCCTGCCGCTGGCGCTTGACGGCCAGCTGCAGACGGTTGCCGCGCGGACTCCAGCGCACGTCGTCGAAACAGTGGTGGATCAGGAAGAGCCCCCGGCCATCCGTGGCGTCGATCGCCTCGGGCAACTGGCCGCGGCGCGCCTGGGTCGGCATGCCGCTGCCCTCATCCTGCACCTGCCACACCACCCAGCGGGGGGTCTCGATGCGGCGGATCCGCAGGCATTTGGCGGGATCGCAGCCGTTGCCGTGGCGCACGGCGTTGACCAGGGCCTCCTGCAAGCCCAACTGCACCTGCGCCTGCTGCTGCAGGCAGCGAACGGGCTCCAGCAGCAGTTCCAGCAGAGGGGCCAGCTGCAGCGTGGAGGGGGTGATGAAGTCTGACCAGCGCAGGGCCATCAGCCGTAATCCTCAGGTCCCTCCATGACCCTACGCCGAGGTCGGCGGGGAGAGGATCAGGGGGTGGCGCCGTTGATGCGTTGTTGCAGAGCCGGGTGCTGCAGCAGGGCATCCATCAGGCGAACGCCGCGCAGCTGATTGACCAGGGGCATGTGCCCCTCCGGTGCCTCGATGGACCACTGAAAGGAGCCGGGATAGCGCGTCCAGCGGCCACCCTCCTTCCAGGCCAGCCTGGGCCAGAGCTGATCCCAGCGTCCGTTGCAGGCCTGCAGCAGCCTGCCCTGCACCGAAAAACCGAACCGCCCCCGGGAGTAACAGACCCAGAGGCGATCCAGCGTGTCCAGGTCGGCCGCCGCCATCGCCGGCACCTCGCTGTAATACACGTATCCCCTGGCCACGGCACCGGGCCCCGCCAGTTCTCGCAGCAGGGCACTGGTGAGGCGGTCGGCCTGCTCGAACTGCTGCCGGGCCAGGTGGCTCTGCAGCGGCCCGTAGGCGATGCCCGAGGCACTGGTGGTGGCCAGCCAGCCTTCCGGGTAACGCTGCAGAAACTCCGTTGCCTCCGGCCCGTCCCCCGCCAGCAGCAACTGGATCAGGGCCCCGGCGGCCCAGTCGTCTCCCGTGGCATCGAGACCCGCCAGGTGATCGAGGATCAGCGGCCGCAGCTGCTGCGCCCGCTCCTGCAGGGGCTTCAGCAGGGAGCGCCGCTGCCGTGGACTGGCCGCCTGAAAGCGCTCGAGCAGAGCCTCAGGGCTGGCATTGGCGGAGACCGGAGAACCGGAGAGCATGGAAAACCGTGTCTGTGCTGAGCCCGCTGGGCCCACTATGTCAGGCGCCACAGGCCCCGGCGGGGGGCGTTCCGGGGGCGGCTGCCTAGGATCGACGTTTGCCTCTCACCCATGGGCGCTGCCATTCAGTTCTTCCGTGGTGTGGACGAACCGGTCGTGCCCGACATTCGCCTCACCCGCTCCCGTGATGGGCGCACTGGCCAGGCCATGTTCGTGTTCGAGGAGCCGGAAGCCCTGGCCCCGGAAAGCATGGGGGACATCACCGGCATGTTCCTGGTGGATGAGGAGGGCGAGCTGGTCACCCGCGAGGTGAAGGCCCGGTTCGTGAACGGCAAGGCCAGCGCCATCGAGGCCACCTACACCTGGAAGAGCACGGCCGATTTCGAGCGCTTCATGCGCTTCGCCCAGCGTTACGCCGACAGCCACGACCTGGGCTTCTCCGGCCAGAAGGAGGGCGATGGCGAGGCCGTGAGCGAGGGCTGAGGTCGTGCGGTTCGGCCAGTGGCTGGGGCTGCTGGCCCTGGTGGCATCCCTGCTGCTGCTCTGGAGCCTGCGCCAGAGCCTGATGACCCTGTTCGCGGCGGTGGTGCTGGCCATGGCCCTCTGCACCCTGGTGGGCTGGGTGCGCGAGCGGCTCGCCTGCCACCGTTCCCATGCGCTGCTGCTGAGCCTGGCGTTGGTGACGGTGGTGGTGACCATCCTCGCCACGGCCGTGATTCCCCCGTTCATCGACCAGTTCGCCGAACTGGTGGCCAAGCTGCCGGCAGCGGCGGCCACTCTGCTCCGCCTGATGCGCGGGCTGATCGCGGGCGCCAGTCAGATGCTGTACGGGCGCAGTGACGGCAGTCTCGACTGGCTGCGGGAAGGACTGTTCAGCGGCGGGAGCACGGAGAACCTGCGGGGTGGGGCACTGCAGCTGCTCGGTCTGGCCGGCGGGATCGGCTCCGGCCTGGTGCAGCTGCTGTTCGTGGTGGCCGTCGCCCTGATGATCACGGTGCACCCCGTGGCCTACCGCGAGGTCGCGGTGCTGCTCGTGCCCGCGTTCTACCGGCGCCGCTTCCGCAGGATCCTGATCCACTGCGGCGACGCCCTGAGCGGCTGGATGGTGGGGGTGCTGATCAGTTCGCTCTGCGTCGGTGTGCTCGCCGCCATCGGGCTCTCGCTGCTCGGCGTCAAACTGGTGGCCGCCAATGCGGTGCTGGCCGGGTTGCTGAACATCATTCCCAACATCGGCCCCACCCTGAGCACGGTGTTTCCGATGTCGGTGGCCCTGCTCGATTCGCCGATCAAGGCGTTGGCGGTGCTGGTGCTCTACGTGGCGGTGCAGAACCTGGAGAGTTACGTGATCACCCCCTCGGTGATGCAGCACCAGCTGAACCTGCTGCCAGGGCTCACCCTCGCCGCCCAGCTGCTCTTCACCGTGCTGTTTGGCCCCCTGGGACTGCTGCTGGCCCTCCCCCTGGCCGTGTGCCTCCAAGTGATCGTGCGCGAGGTGCTGATCCATGACGTGCTGGATCGCTGGAAGCCGCCAGCCCTGGACCGTGCGCGATGAAGGCCCACTGATGCAATCCCCCCCGTGACAGGCAAGGACAGGTCAGGGCCCGTGATCGAGGGCCGCACCGTTCTCGGGCTCCTGGCGCTGATCGTGCTGGGCCTGCTCACCTGGGAGCTGCGCTGGGTCCTGCTTGTCTTCTTCGGTGCCGTGGTGGTGGCGGTGGCCCTGGACGTGCCCACCACGCTGCTGATGCGGCGGCGGCGGCTCGGACGCCCTGCCGCCCTGGCCCTGGTGCTGCTGGTGCTGGTGCTGCTGGGGGGATGGCTCAGCCAGCAGCTGCTGCCGGAACTGCTGCAGCAGATCAGCCAGCTGGGGCAGCTGATCCCCGAGGTGGCGGCTCGTCTGGCCAGCATGGCCGCCCAGGTGGATTGGCTGCCGCGGCTGGATCAGAGCCTGGAGCGCCTCACCAGTTGGGATGGGCTCCAGCCGCTGGGCGCCCAGCTCCTGGGCATGGCCGGCGGTGCCGCCAACAGCACGGTGCAGGTGCTGCTCATGGTGCTGCTGGCCATCCTGCTGGCTCTGGATCCCGCGCGCCATCGCCGCCTGGTGATTGCCCTCACCCCCTGCAAATGGCGCCAGGCCATGGCGGCTCTACTGGATGAGTGCCGGGAGGCGCTGGGCGGCTGGCTGGCGGGGATGACCCTCTCGGCGGTGACCGTCTTTCTGCTCACCTGGGCAGGGCTGGTGCTGCTGCAGGTGCCGCTGGCCCTGCTGAGTGCCCTGGTGTGTGGACTGCTCACCTTCGTGCCCACCATCGGCCCGACGGCCGCCACCCTGCTGCCATTGGCCGTGGCGCTGCTGGTCTCCCCGACCAAGGTGGCGCAGGTGCTCGTGCTGCGGCTCGTGCTGCAGAACGGTGAGGCGTTCCTGCTCACGCCGATGCTGCTGAGCCGCACGGTGAACCTGCTGCCCACCGTGGCCCTGATGGCCCAGCTCAGCCTCGGCACCCTGCTGGGCCTGCCCGGGGTGCTGCTGGCCCTTCCCCTGGTGGTGGTGCTGCAGGTGCTCTGCCGCGAGGTGGTCGTGCACGGCGTGATGGATCGCTGGACCGTCTGAGGCAGGCCCATGCCGGTGCCCGGCCCGCTCCCCTGGCCTGGGGGCGGACGTCAGCGGTAGCGACGCCAGAGATCGGGGGTGACCAGGAGCACGATCACAGCCAGGGGATGGCTGATCACGGCGAACCACAGGGCCGTGAAGGTGAAGTGGTCGGCGAGGAGCTGCAGTTCCTGGCGCAGATCCAGCAGTGCCAGCAGCGCCAGGGTGAGCGGCAGCAGCGGCAGGGCAGCACGCCGCACGGTGGTACGACGGTTGGTCGCGGCAGGCAAGGTCACGACCGTGCCAGTACGGGCAACAGGGTGGGAGCGATCGCCACGCTGGACCAGGCGCCGACCACCACGCCCACACTCAGGGCCACCGCGAACCAGAAGAGGGTGCTGCCGCCGAAGAGGATCAGCGCCAGCAGCGGCAGCAACGTGGTGAAGCTGGTGTAGATCGAGCGGGTGAGGGTGGCCGCAACGGCGGCATCAGCCTGCTCGGCCAGCGAAAGATCCTGCAGCTGGTTCCGCTTTTCCCGGATCCGGTCGAAGATCACCACCGTGTCGTTCACCGAATAACCGGCGATGGTGAGCAGCGCCACTGCAAAGAGGCTGTTCACCTCCACTCCGGCCAGCAGCCCGAGCCAGGCGAAGACGCCACAGGTGATGAGCACGTCGTGGGCCAGACACAGCAGGGCCAGCAGGGCAAACAGCCGGTCGTAGCGGATGGTGATGTAGGCGGAGATGCCCACGAAACTCAC
This portion of the Cyanobium sp. NIES-981 genome encodes:
- a CDS encoding DUF6439 family protein, whose translation is MPIAQTVDTAWPEGAVEQARLLHQHLTINDRDWHALKTQRARRGAEQLAAALVHLLSADDPRDSRIGPARREAVELVDHALAWLRAEISDPGCPSHGR
- a CDS encoding ATP-binding protein, encoding MALRWSDFITPSTLQLAPLLELLLEPVRCLQQQAQVQLGLQEALVNAVRHGNGCDPAKCLRIRRIETPRWVVWQVQDEGSGMPTQARRGQLPEAIDATDGRGLFLIHHCFDDVRWSPRGNRLQLAVKRQRQASPLLSARGWGSQDR
- a CDS encoding AI-2E family transporter, producing MRFGQWLGLLALVASLLLLWSLRQSLMTLFAAVVLAMALCTLVGWVRERLACHRSHALLLSLALVTVVVTILATAVIPPFIDQFAELVAKLPAAAATLLRLMRGLIAGASQMLYGRSDGSLDWLREGLFSGGSTENLRGGALQLLGLAGGIGSGLVQLLFVVAVALMITVHPVAYREVAVLLVPAFYRRRFRRILIHCGDALSGWMVGVLISSLCVGVLAAIGLSLLGVKLVAANAVLAGLLNIIPNIGPTLSTVFPMSVALLDSPIKALAVLVLYVAVQNLESYVITPSVMQHQLNLLPGLTLAAQLLFTVLFGPLGLLLALPLAVCLQVIVREVLIHDVLDRWKPPALDRAR
- a CDS encoding AI-2E family transporter, which produces MEGRTVLGLLALIVLGLLTWELRWVLLVFFGAVVVAVALDVPTTLLMRRRRLGRPAALALVLLVLVLLGGWLSQQLLPELLQQISQLGQLIPEVAARLASMAAQVDWLPRLDQSLERLTSWDGLQPLGAQLLGMAGGAANSTVQVLLMVLLAILLALDPARHRRLVIALTPCKWRQAMAALLDECREALGGWLAGMTLSAVTVFLLTWAGLVLLQVPLALLSALVCGLLTFVPTIGPTAATLLPLAVALLVSPTKVAQVLVLRLVLQNGEAFLLTPMLLSRTVNLLPTVALMAQLSLGTLLGLPGVLLALPLVVVLQVLCREVVVHGVMDRWTV
- a CDS encoding FkbM family methyltransferase — translated: MGLFDSSDRFLRFCEAFQHLTNSQCLQDLFALYCHGPRPGFFLEFGMANGTQLSNTLLLELMGWKGLGGEPNPLQRKAAEARRSITVVAEALYSRTGDTLQFACNGLYGGLDETADRRTTEARSGFTETIAVPTITLGDLLLREHAPHVIDYFSLDVEGAELTVLRNLPLESYTFRCFTVEHNFSPGRTKIHRLMVSLGFRRVFKDLSGHDDWYVNTAVRFAGWSPRLLRHLDDERGRLHLARLQHRAMAEPERAIATLYATLFSRPRPHPRGFLDLAALLRSAERLDEARAILLRGTALHPTNARILTLLAELDGVSAGGISPDAARGQEP
- the psb28 gene encoding photosystem II reaction center protein Psb28 produces the protein MGAAIQFFRGVDEPVVPDIRLTRSRDGRTGQAMFVFEEPEALAPESMGDITGMFLVDEEGELVTREVKARFVNGKASAIEATYTWKSTADFERFMRFAQRYADSHDLGFSGQKEGDGEAVSEG
- a CDS encoding GUN4 domain-containing protein is translated as MLSGSPVSANASPEALLERFQAASPRQRRSLLKPLQERAQQLRPLILDHLAGLDATGDDWAAGALIQLLLAGDGPEATEFLQRYPEGWLATTSASGIAYGPLQSHLARQQFEQADRLTSALLRELAGPGAVARGYVYYSEVPAMAAADLDTLDRLWVCYSRGRFGFSVQGRLLQACNGRWDQLWPRLAWKEGGRWTRYPGSFQWSIEAPEGHMPLVNQLRGVRLMDALLQHPALQQRINGATP